The Moraxella osloensis genome contains a region encoding:
- a CDS encoding helix-turn-helix domain-containing protein — translation MPKIYNQDLRDRAVNHWQKTGNKSKTARLFEINRNTLDDWIKLYQEQGNTKPKPFAPVGVKHIITDLVAFEDYVKSQEFDTAKQLREQYLKDHPDVGISYNAFLQTLRRIKWSFKKRPRCLSKPTP, via the coding sequence ATGCCCAAAATATACAACCAAGACTTACGAGACAGAGCCGTCAACCACTGGCAAAAGACAGGCAACAAAAGCAAAACAGCTAGGTTGTTTGAAATCAACCGCAACACCCTTGATGACTGGATAAAGCTCTATCAAGAACAAGGGAATACCAAGCCAAAACCCTTTGCACCTGTTGGCGTAAAACACATTATCACTGACCTAGTCGCCTTTGAGGACTATGTTAAATCACAAGAATTTGACACCGCAAAACAGCTTAGAGAACAATACTTAAAAGACCATCCCGATGTTGGTATTTCCTATAACGCCTTTTTACAAACCTTACGTCGAATCAAATGGAGTTTTAAAAAAAGACCCCGCTGTTTAAGCAAGCCGACCCCATAA
- a CDS encoding IMPACT family protein, translated as MTYYTLSDPCTATLEIKKSQFLGFGYPIDSRELLMFHVEQLRSQYPDARHVCYGYIIGDPRNTTSAGFDDDGEPSGTAGKPILNVLQHKGIGNCVVIVVRYFGGIKLGAGGLTRAYSSTAQAVVDNMNLHAFVPLSVIIIETDFANESFVRHTLDGFNATILQVDYGKNVVLTVELAQKSVQALSEKIGFYGNVTASE; from the coding sequence ATGACCTATTACACGCTTAGCGACCCATGTACTGCCACACTTGAGATTAAAAAAAGCCAATTTTTGGGCTTTGGCTATCCCATTGATAGCCGCGAGCTTTTAATGTTTCACGTGGAACAATTACGCAGCCAGTATCCCGATGCACGCCATGTCTGCTATGGCTATATTATTGGCGACCCGCGCAACACCACCTCGGCAGGTTTTGATGATGATGGTGAGCCCAGTGGTACAGCAGGCAAGCCGATTTTAAACGTGTTACAACACAAGGGCATTGGTAACTGCGTGGTCATTGTGGTGCGTTACTTTGGCGGTATCAAACTTGGTGCAGGCGGGCTGACACGTGCCTATAGTAGCACCGCGCAAGCCGTGGTTGATAACATGAATTTGCACGCGTTTGTGCCGTTAAGCGTGATAATAATTGAAACCGATTTTGCCAATGAGTCCTTTGTCAGACATACATTAGACGGCTTTAATGCCACGATTTTGCAGGTTGATTATGGTAAAAATGTCGTTTTGACAGTGGAGCTTGCACAAAAATCGGTTCAAGCACTCAGCGAAAAAATCGGCTTTTATGGGAATGTAACAGCCAGTGAATAA
- the pstS gene encoding phosphate ABC transporter substrate-binding protein PstS, whose translation MKLSHLIVSVAFAAVGVQANAVNITGAGATFPQPVYSKWAGAYQKATGNQVNYQGIGSSGGIKQIQAKTVDFGATDAPMSPAELNASGLIQFPTVIGGVVPVVNIAGVKPGQLKLSGPVLADIYMGKITTWNDARIQALNPGVALPSAKITTVNRSDGSGTTHVFTTYLSQVSSDWKSKVGADKTVKWPNAAASVGGKGNEGVSSNVQRVANSIGYVEYAYAKQNRLAYTQLQNRAGKFVMPDNTTFAAASNIDWAKYPGFAVTITNMPAANAWPISAATFILVPRAGGAKAKEVLKFFDWSFNNGDAMATSLDYVPLPAATKAAVRKEWTKVK comes from the coding sequence ATGAAACTATCACATTTAATCGTCAGTGTGGCATTCGCTGCTGTAGGCGTACAAGCCAATGCTGTCAACATCACAGGCGCTGGTGCAACCTTCCCACAACCTGTTTACTCAAAATGGGCAGGCGCGTATCAAAAAGCAACAGGCAACCAAGTAAACTACCAAGGTATCGGTTCTTCTGGCGGTATCAAACAAATCCAAGCAAAAACGGTTGATTTTGGTGCCACTGATGCGCCAATGAGCCCAGCAGAGCTAAATGCCAGCGGCTTAATCCAATTCCCCACAGTCATTGGTGGTGTTGTACCTGTGGTTAACATCGCTGGCGTCAAACCAGGTCAATTAAAACTATCTGGTCCAGTCCTTGCTGATATCTATATGGGCAAAATCACTACTTGGAACGATGCACGTATCCAAGCATTAAACCCAGGCGTTGCCCTACCCTCTGCTAAAATCACCACGGTTAACCGTTCAGACGGTTCAGGTACCACGCACGTCTTTACAACTTACTTAAGCCAAGTATCAAGCGATTGGAAATCAAAAGTAGGCGCAGACAAAACCGTTAAATGGCCCAATGCTGCAGCAAGCGTGGGTGGTAAAGGTAACGAAGGCGTATCAAGTAATGTACAACGTGTTGCCAACTCAATCGGCTATGTTGAGTACGCTTATGCAAAACAAAACCGTTTAGCTTATACCCAACTTCAAAACCGCGCCGGTAAATTTGTGATGCCAGACAACACAACCTTTGCTGCAGCGTCAAACATCGACTGGGCAAAATACCCAGGTTTTGCAGTAACCATCACCAACATGCCAGCAGCCAACGCATGGCCAATCTCTGCAGCGACGTTCATCCTTGTACCACGTGCTGGCGGTGCTAAAGCGAAAGAAGTGTTAAAATTCTTTGATTGGTCATTCAACAATGGTGACGCAATGGCTACTTCTCTTGACTACGTACCACTACCAGCAGCCACTAAAGCCGCTGTTCGTAAAGAGTGGACTAAAGTCAAATAG
- a CDS encoding pseudouridine synthase: MRLDKFLSKATELSRKDCKKILHAGEVTVNGEVVKDASLHIDEVDDDIEWAGEPLSVAMGNRYLLLYKPEGFECTLKPKEWPIVTDLIDVPQLGSLRIAGRLDVDTTGALLLSDDGGFLHRVTSPKHHVAKVYELTLAEPMTEAQQAFAIQELAKGIMLKDEYDKTKPAELSFSDATHAKLVLTEGKYHQVKRMMGYFGNKVIELHRASIGNITLAGLEKGESRFLTAEEIDQF; this comes from the coding sequence ATGCGTTTAGACAAATTTTTAAGCAAAGCCACCGAGCTATCGCGTAAAGACTGCAAAAAAATCTTGCACGCAGGCGAAGTCACTGTCAATGGCGAGGTGGTCAAAGATGCAAGCCTACATATCGATGAAGTGGATGACGATATCGAATGGGCGGGTGAGCCGTTATCGGTTGCGATGGGCAATCGCTACTTGCTGCTATATAAGCCAGAAGGCTTTGAGTGCACCCTAAAGCCAAAAGAGTGGCCGATTGTCACAGACTTGATTGATGTACCCCAGCTAGGTAGTTTGCGGATTGCGGGGCGACTCGATGTCGATACCACAGGTGCGCTGCTGCTTAGCGATGATGGTGGCTTTTTGCACCGCGTCACCAGCCCCAAACATCATGTGGCAAAAGTGTATGAGTTGACGCTTGCCGAGCCAATGACTGAAGCACAACAGGCATTTGCTATCCAAGAATTGGCAAAAGGCATCATGCTTAAGGATGAGTACGATAAAACCAAACCCGCTGAGTTAAGTTTTTCTGATGCTACCCATGCCAAGCTGGTACTCACGGAAGGCAAATATCACCAAGTCAAACGCATGATGGGCTACTTTGGCAATAAAGTCATTGAATTACACCGTGCCAGCATCGGTAACATTACCTTAGCAGGATTAGAAAAAGGCGAAAGCCGGTTTTTGACCGCTGAAGAAATTGACCAGTTTTAA
- the thiC gene encoding phosphomethylpyrimidine synthase ThiC: MNQLTNVTHKTPAHRDPTDDRFEEEARDLTRALPASRKVYIQGSRPDIQVPMREITLTDTPVGGFGKAEGEKNPPFYVYDTSGVYTDPNVEIDLTKGLPKLRQAWIEARGDTEQLAKLSSQYGNERANDIATANLRFGHIDKPRRALNGKNVTQMHYAKQGIITPEMEYIAIRETQKQHDLTDLRQHAGNNFGANTPKIITPEFVRAEVAAGRAIIPNNINHPESEPMIIGRNFLVKINANIGNSALGSSIDEEVAKMTWATRWGADTIMDLSTGKHIHETREWIIRNSPVPIGTVPIYQALEKVDGVAEDLTWDIFKDTLIEQAEQGVDYFTIHAGVLLRYVPVTANRLTGIVSRGGSIMAQWCLAHHKENFLYTHFEDICEIMKAYDVAFSLGDGLRPGCLQDANDDAQFGELKTLGELTQVAWQHDVQVMIEGPGHVAMNRIKENMDLQLEVCKEAPFYTLGPLTTDIAPGYDHITSAIGAAMIGWYGTAMLCYVTPKEHLGLPNKKDVKDGIITYKIAAHAADLAKGHPGAQARDNALSKARFEFRWDDQFNLSLDPDTAREFHDETLPKEAHKSAHFCSMCGPKFCSMKITQNVRDYAAGLEFNKPQLGQDITPDTGELSDASHAIKQVDTELVGQVGEASADEVRLGMEQMKQKFIEEGKQLYKEV; the protein is encoded by the coding sequence ATGAACCAACTTACCAACGTTACCCACAAGACCCCTGCCCACCGTGACCCTACCGACGACCGCTTTGAAGAAGAAGCGCGTGATTTGACGCGCGCCTTGCCGGCATCTCGCAAAGTCTACATCCAAGGCTCACGCCCTGACATCCAAGTGCCGATGCGGGAAATCACCTTGACCGATACCCCGGTGGGCGGTTTTGGCAAGGCAGAAGGCGAAAAAAATCCACCGTTTTATGTGTATGACACCTCAGGGGTGTATACCGACCCCAATGTCGAAATTGACCTGACTAAAGGCTTACCAAAACTGCGTCAAGCTTGGATAGAAGCGCGCGGCGACACCGAGCAGCTTGCCAAACTCTCAAGCCAATACGGCAATGAGCGTGCCAATGACATCGCCACGGCTAACCTGCGCTTTGGGCATATCGACAAGCCAAGACGAGCGCTCAATGGCAAAAACGTCACCCAAATGCACTACGCCAAACAAGGCATCATCACCCCAGAGATGGAATACATCGCCATCCGTGAAACCCAAAAACAGCATGACCTGACAGATTTGCGCCAGCACGCTGGTAACAACTTTGGTGCCAATACCCCCAAAATTATCACTCCAGAATTTGTACGTGCCGAAGTCGCCGCAGGACGGGCGATTATTCCCAATAACATCAACCACCCCGAATCAGAACCGATGATTATTGGGCGCAATTTTTTGGTCAAAATCAATGCCAATATCGGTAATTCAGCCCTGGGCTCCAGCATTGATGAAGAAGTTGCCAAAATGACCTGGGCTACCCGTTGGGGCGCGGACACCATCATGGACTTGTCAACCGGTAAGCATATCCATGAAACCCGTGAATGGATTATCCGTAACTCCCCCGTGCCCATCGGTACCGTACCGATTTATCAAGCCCTAGAAAAAGTGGATGGCGTTGCCGAAGATTTGACATGGGACATCTTTAAAGACACCTTGATTGAACAAGCCGAGCAAGGCGTCGATTATTTTACCATTCACGCGGGTGTACTGCTGCGCTACGTACCGGTGACCGCCAATCGTTTGACGGGTATCGTGTCACGCGGCGGCTCGATTATGGCGCAGTGGTGCCTTGCCCATCATAAAGAGAATTTTCTTTATACCCACTTTGAAGACATTTGCGAGATTATGAAAGCCTACGACGTGGCGTTTAGTCTGGGTGACGGTTTGCGCCCGGGTTGCCTACAAGACGCCAACGATGATGCGCAGTTTGGTGAGCTCAAAACCTTGGGCGAGCTGACCCAAGTGGCATGGCAACATGACGTACAGGTTATGATTGAAGGTCCAGGGCATGTTGCCATGAACCGTATCAAAGAAAACATGGACTTACAGCTTGAAGTCTGTAAAGAAGCGCCTTTTTACACACTTGGACCTTTGACGACGGATATCGCGCCAGGCTACGACCATATCACATCCGCCATTGGTGCGGCGATGATTGGTTGGTACGGCACTGCCATGCTGTGTTATGTGACGCCAAAAGAGCATTTAGGTCTGCCGAATAAAAAGGATGTCAAAGACGGTATCATCACTTACAAAATCGCCGCACATGCAGCGGATTTGGCAAAAGGACACCCAGGTGCCCAAGCGCGGGATAATGCCTTGTCAAAAGCGCGTTTTGAGTTTCGCTGGGACGACCAGTTTAATCTCAGCCTAGACCCGGACACGGCTCGTGAATTCCATGATGAAACCTTGCCAAAAGAAGCGCATAAATCAGCGCATTTTTGCTCGATGTGTGGTCCAAAATTCTGCTCGATGAAAATCACCCAAAACGTGCGGGATTATGCAGCAGGGCTTGAGTTTAATAAACCACAGCTTGGGCAAGACATCACCCCTGATACAGGTGAGTTATCGGATGCCAGCCACGCTATCAAGCAGGTGGATACTGAATTGGTCGGGCAAGTCGGTGAAGCGTCTGCCGATGAAGTCCGCCTAGGCATGGAGCAGATGAAGCAAAAATTTATTGAAGAAGGTAAGCAGTTATATAAAGAAGTTTAA
- a CDS encoding TolC family protein codes for MVVENVVIIDMECIGLWNRKATGARWRLGAMAVSLIGSMSLSPAVMAKDLWELYSAAQRTNGNWAGQQYDYLATQKNVQLAFGDMLPQVGLQGSVKHNQFYPKDDNIPDTGNSVSQIGIGLRQALFRADKWANYEKAVLASQANDIQLLQQHQQLIEQISKAYLNVLRAEAMTDSLNAEFTALKAQNDMMQARLAQGVAARVDTEESRARLESVSASIANNDVAIVNAKQQLSLLTGQPINQLDSIKLPPDLNLVASQSIDNWMQQSQNNNLDIQLAQTQVAIANKQVDYLKANIYPRVDLVGNVGWQDYSHNNQSAIDGTNYSFGVEVDFPFYTGGRTRAGVEQGTLQAQAAKSRLAYVYQAAMTQTSQAYLNLVAQRATIKAQQTAVEANRRVAQASKTGYDLGVRSMVDTLLAERQYHVAKRDLINAYFDYLNAYIDLQKAAGNLTDDTVKVLDNQLI; via the coding sequence TTGGTTGTTGAAAATGTTGTAATTATTGATATGGAATGTATCGGTTTGTGGAATCGTAAAGCGACTGGCGCCCGATGGCGGTTAGGGGCGATGGCAGTGTCATTGATAGGGTCGATGTCCCTCAGTCCAGCCGTGATGGCAAAGGATTTGTGGGAATTGTATAGTGCAGCCCAGCGCACCAACGGCAATTGGGCAGGGCAGCAATATGACTATTTGGCAACGCAAAAAAATGTGCAGCTAGCGTTTGGCGATATGCTGCCGCAAGTGGGACTACAAGGCAGTGTCAAACATAACCAGTTTTATCCCAAAGATGATAACATCCCAGACACGGGCAATAGCGTAAGCCAAATTGGTATCGGACTGCGCCAAGCCTTGTTTCGTGCTGATAAATGGGCAAATTATGAAAAAGCCGTGCTCGCCAGTCAAGCCAATGACATCCAGCTATTACAGCAGCACCAACAACTCATCGAGCAAATCAGCAAAGCCTATCTCAATGTATTGCGCGCCGAAGCGATGACAGATAGCCTTAATGCCGAGTTCACCGCACTCAAAGCACAAAATGACATGATGCAAGCGAGGCTCGCGCAAGGGGTAGCGGCGCGGGTAGATACCGAAGAGAGCCGTGCAAGGCTTGAAAGCGTCAGCGCCTCTATTGCCAATAATGATGTGGCAATCGTAAATGCCAAACAGCAGTTATCACTGCTTACCGGTCAACCAATCAATCAGCTTGACAGTATCAAATTACCGCCTGATTTGAATCTTGTGGCAAGTCAAAGTATCGACAACTGGATGCAGCAGTCACAAAATAATAATCTCGATATTCAGCTAGCACAAACCCAAGTGGCGATTGCTAACAAACAAGTCGATTATCTCAAAGCCAATATCTACCCCCGTGTCGATTTGGTAGGCAATGTGGGTTGGCAAGACTATAGCCATAATAACCAAAGCGCTATTGATGGCACCAATTATAGCTTTGGGGTGGAAGTGGATTTCCCGTTTTATACCGGTGGGCGGACGCGGGCAGGCGTAGAGCAAGGCACTCTTCAAGCGCAAGCGGCAAAAAGTCGCCTCGCCTATGTGTACCAAGCCGCGATGACTCAGACTAGCCAAGCGTATCTAAATTTGGTCGCACAGCGTGCCACAATTAAAGCCCAGCAAACTGCCGTGGAAGCCAATCGCCGCGTCGCCCAAGCGTCAAAAACAGGCTATGACTTGGGGGTGCGCTCGATGGTAGATACACTACTGGCAGAGCGTCAATATCATGTTGCCAAACGCGATTTGATTAATGCGTATTTTGATTATTTAAATGCCTACATTGACCTACAAAAAGCTGCGGGCAATCTGACCGATGACACGGTCAAAGTGCTAGATAATCAGCTGATATAA
- a CDS encoding restriction endonuclease — protein sequence MGETANITKLPPFGDLLNSGIQTLKNLSGRSSISQNLFFREFDKVAQLSDDQKSISYLSQFDIQNEYEEGTPCYEPLTNLILMCLSAMGVIKENCFSLQPNIGKEFASLITFDEKVTIKNLVRIDPLGKIFFWLANENFSQYLMKGIPNNDYIANLKRFDEKSFQDLKKVNQVAYGKRGDPLINYFINETTRRTSLFMNNYQDAMVSDGNVKVTPDMILTQLDNLTPLQFEWFCVKLVERSLENESPESNLSSHHTGKANDGGIDGMITQIFSNEERHTYYIQAKLYSQGNNISNRELRNFVGGYPPQKDSHHGIFITTTSFTKPALDYFENLESHIVKTVI from the coding sequence ATGGGCGAAACAGCAAATATCACCAAATTACCCCCATTTGGTGATTTACTAAATTCAGGGATTCAAACGCTAAAGAATCTTAGTGGGCGTAGCAGTATTAGTCAAAACTTATTTTTTCGTGAGTTTGATAAGGTTGCTCAATTAAGTGACGATCAAAAAAGTATTAGCTACTTAAGCCAATTTGACATTCAAAATGAATATGAGGAAGGGACACCTTGTTACGAGCCACTGACTAATTTGATATTAATGTGCTTATCTGCCATGGGTGTTATCAAAGAGAACTGTTTTAGTTTGCAGCCAAATATTGGTAAAGAGTTTGCAAGCTTAATTACCTTTGATGAAAAAGTAACCATAAAAAATCTCGTTAGGATAGATCCACTTGGCAAGATATTTTTTTGGTTAGCCAATGAAAATTTTTCACAATATCTTATGAAAGGTATCCCAAATAATGATTATATCGCAAACTTAAAACGCTTTGATGAAAAGTCTTTTCAAGATCTTAAAAAAGTTAATCAAGTGGCATATGGCAAACGTGGTGACCCATTGATTAACTATTTTATCAATGAGACAACGCGCCGCACGTCATTATTTATGAATAACTATCAAGATGCCATGGTCAGCGATGGCAATGTAAAAGTTACCCCAGATATGATATTGACCCAACTTGATAATTTAACACCATTACAATTTGAATGGTTTTGCGTGAAATTGGTAGAGCGTTCACTAGAGAATGAAAGTCCAGAAAGTAACTTAAGTTCGCACCATACAGGAAAAGCCAATGACGGCGGTATTGACGGTATGATTACTCAAATATTTTCTAATGAAGAACGGCATACGTACTATATTCAAGCAAAACTTTACTCCCAAGGTAATAATATTTCAAATCGCGAATTAAGAAACTTTGTGGGCGGCTATCCACCGCAGAAAGACAGCCATCATGGTATTTTTATTACCACAACTAGCTTTACCAAACCCGCGCTCGATTATTTTGAAAACCTTGAGTCGCATATAGTTAAAACTGTAATATAA
- a CDS encoding IS630 family transposase translates to MLGLLLLTLSITADNILFMDETGFYQRQYYTRSWSPIGKPCYAKIDANKGKRLNLIGAMRLNDFKLIAPVTFEGGCKRVTVENWLHTLGQSLPKDDKGNYPKRVLVLDNARFHHGGDLKQIAELYNIELTYLPPYSPELNPIEQLWAVIKQKVRLTLSKFDTLKDCVESCLV, encoded by the coding sequence ATGCTAGGTTTACTGCTTTTAACCTTAAGTATCACGGCTGACAACATACTGTTTATGGATGAAACAGGATTTTATCAAAGGCAATATTACACCCGCAGTTGGTCGCCTATTGGCAAGCCTTGTTATGCCAAAATCGATGCCAATAAAGGCAAACGCTTAAACTTAATAGGGGCGATGCGATTAAATGACTTTAAACTCATCGCACCTGTTACCTTTGAAGGTGGTTGTAAACGAGTGACGGTTGAAAATTGGCTACACACGTTGGGGCAATCTTTGCCAAAAGATGATAAGGGAAATTATCCAAAACGTGTATTGGTGTTGGATAATGCCAGATTTCATCATGGTGGCGATTTAAAGCAAATTGCGGAACTTTATAATATTGAACTGACGTACTTACCGCCTTATTCACCTGAACTCAATCCAATTGAGCAGTTGTGGGCAGTCATCAAGCAAAAGGTTCGTTTAACGCTAAGCAAGTTTGATACGCTTAAGGATTGTGTTGAAAGTTGCTTGGTATAA
- the dapB gene encoding 4-hydroxy-tetrahydrodipicolinate reductase, which yields MVKIGVIGAGGRMGRMLIQAVAQNPQTTLAGAIERQGSSLLGVDAGELVNLDKTNVALVDDLAGVIHDIDVLIDFSLPESTAKNLQLCADKGVNMVIGTTGLNDEQNAILKQASEKIAIVYAGNYSTGVNLTLKLLEMAAKAFGDSADVEIIEAHHKHKIDAPSGTAYMMAEAVAKGRGQNLKDVAIYGREGQTGARKAGEIGIHAIRGGEIVGDHTVMFIADGEIVEITHKARERMTFAAGAVRAAVWVNEQQTGQFDMQDVLGLKD from the coding sequence ATGGTAAAAATTGGGGTCATAGGCGCAGGTGGGCGCATGGGACGTATGCTGATTCAAGCGGTGGCACAAAACCCACAAACTACCCTTGCAGGGGCGATAGAGCGTCAAGGCTCAAGCTTGTTGGGCGTGGATGCGGGCGAGCTAGTTAATCTCGACAAAACTAATGTCGCTTTGGTTGATGACTTGGCAGGGGTCATTCATGATATTGATGTGCTCATAGATTTTAGCTTGCCTGAGTCGACTGCCAAAAACTTACAACTTTGTGCTGACAAAGGCGTCAATATGGTCATTGGGACAACAGGCCTAAACGATGAACAAAACGCTATCTTAAAACAGGCAAGTGAAAAAATCGCCATCGTATATGCAGGTAATTATTCAACTGGGGTGAATTTAACCCTTAAACTGCTTGAAATGGCTGCCAAAGCATTTGGTGACAGCGCCGATGTCGAAATCATCGAAGCCCACCATAAACACAAAATTGATGCGCCATCGGGCACTGCTTATATGATGGCTGAAGCAGTTGCCAAAGGACGCGGTCAAAACCTAAAAGACGTGGCAATTTATGGCCGAGAAGGTCAAACTGGGGCACGCAAAGCAGGCGAGATTGGTATCCATGCCATTCGCGGTGGCGAGATTGTCGGCGACCATACAGTGATGTTTATCGCCGATGGCGAGATAGTTGAAATCACCCATAAAGCCCGTGAGCGCATGACCTTTGCCGCAGGGGCGGTGCGTGCTGCGGTGTGGGTCAATGAGCAGCAAACAGGACAGTTTGATATGCAAGATGTGCTTGGACTGAAAGACTAA
- a CDS encoding DUF2939 domain-containing protein, with protein MKKLLSLLIILALIVVAWVFASPYWAVYQLKKAYDAQQADTISAAIEFTQLQQSVKSQLRPVLVEKANHVAKSPVLQMLNIELNPDDLVNKMVNQAVDNTVTPEGVQYALTGQATSELLKTNVKLLGGLVAVAMDKIDIKDLILARNSAELNQKIKQQLQSPNPNATTATSQTQPTTHYCGVNCFEVTGQVRGYPLMLRLQRQGLIYWKIVGVTLPLNA; from the coding sequence ATGAAAAAACTATTATCTTTGCTAATCATCCTCGCACTGATTGTCGTCGCATGGGTATTTGCCTCCCCTTATTGGGCAGTGTACCAACTGAAAAAAGCCTATGATGCACAACAAGCAGACACCATCAGTGCAGCGATTGAATTTACGCAATTGCAGCAAAGTGTCAAATCGCAGCTAAGACCTGTATTGGTGGAAAAAGCCAATCATGTGGCAAAATCCCCTGTTTTGCAGATGCTCAATATCGAATTAAATCCTGATGACCTAGTAAACAAAATGGTCAATCAAGCCGTCGATAATACCGTTACGCCAGAGGGCGTACAGTATGCGCTGACAGGACAAGCGACCAGCGAGCTGCTCAAAACAAATGTCAAACTGCTGGGGGGCTTGGTGGCAGTAGCGATGGATAAGATTGATATCAAAGACTTGATTTTGGCACGCAATTCAGCTGAGCTTAATCAAAAAATTAAACAACAACTGCAATCGCCCAATCCCAATGCCACCACAGCAACGTCGCAGACCCAACCGACCACACACTATTGTGGTGTTAACTGTTTTGAAGTCACCGGACAGGTGCGTGGCTATCCGTTAATGCTCCGCTTGCAGCGCCAAGGGCTTATTTATTGGAAAATCGTGGGTGTGACGCTGCCGCTAAATGCTTAA
- the dnaJ gene encoding molecular chaperone DnaJ, with translation MSKRDFYEVLGVDKTANEQEIKIAYRKLAMKYHPDRNPDDPAAEEKFKEASMAYEVLSDDSKRSAYDRMGHAAFENGMGGGGFGGGNFQDIFGDIFGGMGGGRGGSAGGFQDIFGDIFGGRTGGGRSRRGSDLRYMLDLTLEEAVQGTKKEITFTAPAPCETCDGKGAKDSSDIVTCATCGGAGVVRMQQGFFAVQQTCPNCGGSGKQIKNPCNDCHGSGVKEKSRTLEVTIPAGIDNGDRVRLTGEGEAITGGESGDLYVEIRVAQHPIFTREGADLYMDVPISFADAALGREVEVPTLEGRINLRIPEGTQSHKVFRIKGKGVTPVRTTMKGDLLCRVVVETPTNLNNEQKDLLRQLQSSMGDHQQSPQKKSFFDKLKEDVKDLFD, from the coding sequence ATGTCAAAACGCGATTTTTATGAAGTATTAGGGGTAGATAAAACCGCTAATGAACAAGAAATCAAAATAGCCTACCGCAAACTTGCGATGAAATACCATCCAGACCGTAACCCTGATGACCCTGCCGCCGAAGAAAAATTCAAAGAAGCCTCGATGGCATACGAAGTGCTCAGTGATGACAGCAAACGTTCAGCGTATGACCGTATGGGGCATGCCGCGTTTGAGAATGGCATGGGCGGTGGCGGCTTTGGTGGTGGAAACTTCCAAGACATTTTTGGCGATATTTTTGGCGGCATGGGCGGCGGTCGTGGTGGCAGCGCAGGCGGATTCCAAGACATTTTTGGCGACATCTTTGGGGGTCGCACAGGGGGTGGACGTAGCAGACGCGGCTCAGATTTACGCTATATGCTCGATTTGACGCTTGAAGAAGCGGTGCAAGGGACAAAAAAAGAAATTACCTTTACCGCACCTGCCCCTTGTGAAACTTGTGATGGTAAGGGCGCCAAAGATAGCAGCGATATCGTGACCTGCGCAACTTGTGGTGGTGCGGGTGTGGTACGTATGCAGCAAGGCTTTTTTGCTGTGCAACAGACTTGCCCCAACTGTGGCGGCTCAGGTAAACAAATCAAAAATCCTTGCAATGACTGTCATGGCTCGGGTGTTAAAGAAAAATCACGCACCCTTGAAGTCACCATTCCTGCCGGTATCGACAATGGCGATCGGGTACGTTTAACGGGCGAAGGTGAAGCGATTACAGGCGGTGAAAGCGGCGACTTGTATGTTGAAATCCGTGTGGCACAGCACCCTATTTTTACCCGTGAAGGCGCTGACTTATACATGGATGTGCCAATCAGCTTTGCAGATGCAGCCTTAGGTCGTGAGGTGGAAGTGCCAACGCTTGAAGGACGTATCAATTTACGCATTCCTGAAGGCACCCAAAGCCACAAAGTATTCCGTATCAAAGGCAAAGGCGTTACCCCCGTGCGCACGACGATGAAAGGTGACTTGTTATGCCGTGTGGTGGTGGAGACACCGACCAACCTTAACAACGAACAAAAAGACCTACTTCGTCAGCTACAATCCTCCATGGGTGATCATCAGCAATCACCACAGAAAAAATCTTTCTTTGATAAACTCAAAGAAGATGTCAAAGACTTGTTTGACTAA